A segment of the Zalophus californianus isolate mZalCal1 chromosome 3, mZalCal1.pri.v2, whole genome shotgun sequence genome:
aaaacattttcggTGGGGGTTTGGTCATAGGAAAGTAACCCCAAGGAAGTGATATATATGCTTAAAGGTGGATAAAAGCAGAAGAAGTAGCAGTGGATAGGGTAGGGAAAAAGAAATGGGTTGAAAAGCATCagttaagggtgcctgggtagcccggttggttgggcaactgccttcggctcaggccgtgatcctggagtccggggattgaaccccgcatcaggctcctggctcagcagggagcctgcttctccctctgagcctctcccctcttatgctctctctctctctctcaaataaataaataaaatcttaaaaaaaaaaaagaaaaagaaagaaatgcttcagTTAAAGTTTTCCATTCCCCAGAGTGGAGCTAGTGAGAACAAAGTTGCCTGAGTGGCTCTTATTTTCAAGCATCCAAGATTAATCTCTCCCATCTCCCTTTTGATCAACATATTCTAGAAttaatttaattctaaaattaaaaatatattcaaacacTCCTAGTAGTTTTCTTAGTAGGAGGGcaactctttcctttttcaggTAACTTAAGttctattccattatttgttcCTTCCACCTTTAAGTGACACAGGTAATCTATCttattcatttctaaatatttggggaaCTCTCTTCATTATAGAACATGAACATTTATAAGAATATGTGGGTATATCTAGCCCCAGAGGAATTGCCCAGACACACCCAGATACACATAACCACGAACATTCATACATATTCAGATATCCAGACACACATGTGCACCAAGATCCATATAGAGGTCCATacgcctacacacacacacacacacacacacacacacacacacacacacacacacacacacacacacacacacacacacacacactcagacacacagtTCCATACACAATGACAGTGTATTTTTACCCGACCAGATGAATCAACGGTAACACTGTGAGGTATGTTGAACTTAGCAGGCCCCGTTCCACGTTCTCCATGCAGCCAAAGCATCATGAAATCTGACAATGGCAAACATCGTTGGTCAGAGCAACATATAAACTACCTTATATATCTGCGTGCTATATCTTATGGCTTAAGTTGCCTTAAGTTGCCTTAAATAAACTATTCAATTATACCCCCAATTGATCAGGATTTCTTGGCTTTCTGTGTATATACCAGTTTGCCTAATTGTTATGCTTTACCCCCCCGAAATTCCTTTTGTTTCAAGCAATTAATCAACTTCTTTACTATCTCCACTTGAGTTTTTCATCGCTCAAAACCACTGTGTGATTCATGTCAGTGTCTCCCTTCCCAACTATTCTGTTATTTGGTATTACAATTCCTGTGAGCTTAAAAATTCACATTATGTTTTTATAGTCTGTCTCCCTTATTACCCCTGTTCTAGGCTGAATTTTACCTCTACCCCAAAAGATATAACCAAGTCACAGGTACTTCTCTActtgtgaatgtgactttattggTCATAGACTTTTGCAGATGTATGAAGTTAGGGATCTTGTGATGAGATAGATCCTAAATTTaggtggaccctaaatccaatgactagtgTTCTTgtaagagaagggagagggagatttgagacacagagacacacagaaggCAGCCATCTGAAGACAGTGGCAGAGACTGGAGatatgctgccacaagccaagaatGTCTAGAACCAtgggaagctggaagaggcaaagagggATTCTCCCCTAGTGCCATTAGAGGGAGCAGGGCTGGCCTTAtagatttcagacttctggattccaaaaccatgagagaataaatttctgtttaagctATTCAGTCTGTGGCAATTTTTTATAGCGGCCACAAGAAACCAAGATACCTGTATCAATCTGTCTCCTGAGTTTGGTTGTTTCTTTCGCAGCATTTTTTTGATTCTTACTTTATCTGCACCACCTCCCTTTAACTATCACCACCAAACTTAGTTACTGGGTAATAACTTAACCGTATAACCTTCATGTAGGAGTTTATGCTCTGTCCAAATGACAGAGCTTACTGCAAATACATCCTGATACAGTATTGTGTCTTATAAAAACTCTGCTTCTATAACATCACTTTCCTACTAAAAAAACCTcagacattttaaaagcaaaattatggCTTCAAAATTCTTAGATAAGCCTTCAAGAAcatctcaaatctttttttctaactctTCCAAAATTACATCCTAAGCTCCCTTCCTAGAAGACTTGCTAATTACCTGTAGACCTTGTGTGATAGAGCCTTGTGAATGTTCCCCCCATCCATCTTCTCCTCCCACCAAAACCAGTTTAGTTCAAGAACCACTTGCTTTATGAATGCTTGCCCTCCTTATCCAGTCAACAGTAATTTCTCCTTCTCCaaatcttattttactttaacaATCAATACCACAGAGTAGCATTTAGCAGTTTCATCTGAAATAGACCTGCACCTAGAATACTACTGAGGACATACAGCAATCAATACAATGAAACTTTAGCTGATCAATCAAACTGAAGGGTCTCTCAGCTCTGGGATGCCAGGTTCCTAACCTTCTCTTTCTTAATTGGATAGGACAAACACTTATTTCTTCAGCCCGCTATAAATTCCCAAACTGCCTCCAATTCAATTCAAAGGAATAAGCAAGCATATTATCAGAATCATTTATTATTGGCCATCCCACACATCCCACTCGAGCCCCTTACACACAGCttcatatataatacaatatacaatagttgtaggggtgcctgggtggctcagtcaagtgagTTAAGTCCAACtacatttcagctcaggtcatgatctcaagggtcgtgagatggagccctatgtcaggcttctcgctgggtgtggagtctgctgaagattgtctctctccctctccccctggcccccaccctcagatcgtattctctctctcttaaaaaaaaatacacacacacacacacacacacacacacacacacacacacgcacacagactaGTTATAATATTAAACCAagtattgaaaaattaaatacaaccAACTTATTAAAAAGGATTCTTATGATACCATGCAAGCCATGTACCTTGGGACAATTTGATCAATCTGTTATTCAATCCTCCATCTCCATCCACAATGTAAATATCTCCTGTGTCATCTACAAATAATTCTGCGGGATTATCAAATTGCAGGGGATTCAAACCAGTGCCTTTTTTGCCTGGGGTACCCAAGACTTGAACAAGATCACCAAaggaattgtattttttaatagtatGACCATAGGATcctataaagaaaaacatgcaCACGTTACAAATATAACCACTGTCCAAACATTCATGTTTTTCAAGTAAGCAGAGAGCAAGAATTTAATAGAATTTGACAGTAATAAAAAGTTAATAGGCTCAGATAATTAAATGCTATAGTTCACAAGCAACAGAGCTTCTTCATTAGTTACAACCAAATCTGTCATGAATTAAAGTTCAGGTACTCCAAAATAAGtagattttaaattcaaataaataagacCAACAAAACTGGCTCCTTATGCAGAAGGCTCATGATGTTAAATTATAGGcacatcattttcttttgtaatcatAAGTATGACAGTACAACTTTGAATAAACATTCCttgcaaaaagaaatcaagaaggaATTGGAAAGGAACTTATGTTTGAAAATCATTATTTCAGTCATGTGCAAATCTCAAATTTTAGTAGGTCAACAAAAAAGTTCactataatacatatttttttaaaactacacttTCTCATAGTAGAAACAAGTGCAAACTCAACCCATTAACTTTTTtcctaagagaataaatctttcTAAATCACTAGTACCTTATTTTCTCACTTATATCAAGACTTCTTTGAATTAAAGTTATCTTACAAGCGAAAACATAAAGTACAGTattaataattaggaaaaaaacataatgtGGTTAACAGAAATCAACTTGAAGGCATACCAAGACCAAACTAACTGGTAGGCATGCAAAAGATGAATTGGATACACTGAACTCACTGGCAAGAAAGTGAATCAATTTGCATTACAATTCTATCTTAAAAAACGTTTTTATTGTTATACCTGATTTGAATGCTTGAGGTAATTTGTAgcaacaagagaacaaaatattattaaagaaagCAACCTTCAAAGTTTCTAAAGAACTGGCAAAAGACATAGAACACCAGTATATAAcatcgttttgttttgttttttaaggctcATTTACAGCCACATTTTTATTAAAGGGAatgtatttcttcaaaaaatgggAAGGAATATAAAGAGTGTCTTCAGATCcgtgcatgaaaaaaaaaaacctttaatggaaaaaagaggtcatctgtgtttttttttatttctgggaatcaatgaagtattttataaaaacGATCACATGAATGGAATAAATTAAAGAGTAAAGGCCTTTAACAGGGagttctggggggaaaaaaagaagtcaaaatagTCATATTTCATTATAGCATTACAAGGTACTCAGAAGTAGTCTCGATTTTTTTGTTTAACCAAAATTTATCatccaaaatacattttgaaagcaATGAAAttagctgaggctcagaaatctTTTGGGTTCTGAGAACAAACGGTAATGGCACTTCTAACAAAAACTGAGAGTTCATTAATTCCAAAATGGTATCTGAATTTgccagaaatgaagaaacaggatGTCCTTCAAGTCAAGACTGTAACTGGGCCAAAGACTGTCTTTATGATCACATTCATTCCTGAGATCCTGTGATAATAATGCCAGGTTATCTCTGGTACTGTCTTAAGCGACAAGAACATGCAAACAGCTATCTCTGAAAACATCCAGAGCTATAAATCCAACTGTCCCTACTTTGATTTGCAACACATTCTACTAAAAGTATTTGGTGGAAAGAAGATTTCAGACATGCCGCAGTAGGTAGGATTTCAGAAACATTTAACACCAGCTGTCTCTGCAAATCTTGCATTTTGGGCAACAAAGCAGTTCTGGTTTCTTAGCACAATTTCTTTTGAAAGTGAACTggtaaaggaaaataagacaagGACTCCCTTCATTAACTTACGGAGATTGCTATTTTTTGGGCTTCATAGAAGAGGTTTAAAATTGCTGTGAAGAGCAACTGATGCGTTAACAAATcatagaaatgatccctgaaagtatGGTCTCACAACTGATGCTTTAAAGAGGAAAAGTCCCTTGACAAGTTAAAGGAAAAACCATAATAATTATAGCCTCCTTGTTAAATATCTTGACTCTACAGAAGCACAATATAGAGGTTTTTAGAAACAAgtgatttcaaaaataattaaagaaattacGATTTagcaactcttgattttaaagCATACAAGCAAGAACATGGGCAAAAATATGATTTCTAGCAAGAAAATTTAATAGATATTACTACACATACCACTTCCTACATCCGTGATCCAGACAGACTGCTCATGTAGTGTACTGGCTGCAAATATACCATGAGGTGTGTCAACTGTATAATTCCAGGATCGTAGGAAATATCCATCCTCTGTGAACACTAATACCTTTGGGATGTTATCCCCTCTCTGAAGGTATATAAAAATAACTGCTTAGATAGGATCAGTTTTTAGAAAGTAATCTTTATTTTGgtagagagaaacaaaaattaaaggttAATCGagaaatttaatgtttaaaaaacgAGATTCAAAACCTAACAATATCAGTATCTACTACGTTCAAAACGAAAGTATTTACTTAAAACCAACTCAAAAAAACTTCACAAACAgcataatataaacatatatggtTACTTAGTACagcaaaacaagaagaaattgtttctttcgtgttcataattttttttttaatcccaatttTACTAACCTGGGCTATGTAAACCAATCCACTGAGGGAGTCAATTGCAACACAAAATGTTGCTCCAGTAAAGTATTCTGAGTGCTTAGGCCAACCCACATCCAGCCGGTAAGGAATTTCCTTGGTTCTCCAggaaatttgaaaagcaaatttccttaaaacctttaaaaaaataatcagaagatTAAGATTCCGTTTACCCTCTACgttaagaaaacaaaggaaaaaaaagggctTATTTTTCAAGCATGCCCTGACAGCTGACACAGAGGTGTTGAGACTGCTGGACAGAAATGATTCGGAAGAAATGGGTTTATAAGTCTAAAGACCAAAGTGATCACAATACAAATCTGCAAATTATTTGAAGATGTAGtgggatctggagaaagaaagaaaacaggaaaatggcGATGTATCATATACAAACTTTTTAACACCAAGAGACAAAACAGGACGTCGGCAGTTCCGCTCCCCGGGCAGCTTTTGCAAAGACAAGCTAGTGCGGGCGCCAGGGCCCGCCACCTCCATCCCAAGACAGCCGGTCGCCTCTCAACAGTGCTATCCACACACCCAACAGACATTTCTCCCCTGCTCAACTCACCGGGGAGGCACAAAAACGCGAATGCAAAACCAGTAATGCAAGAAGGAAGCCAGCGCCGGCCAGGCAGACCCAGAATCTTCCCATGACGAAACGGCAGGGTCCGCAGGCGGCTGGGGGCCACCAGACAGCCTCAGCTCCACGCGGTTCGTCGCTGTACACGGCGTCGGCCCCAACTGGAGTTCCTATCTCCAGTTCAGTCTTCCTGGACGTGCAGGGTTTGAGAACCGGACTcgggtgaaaaaaaaatcagaactcgGGTAGCGGTTTCCCGGAACATTCCCGGGTCCACGCCCCCAGGTCACGTGGCTCGGGCTGACCCACTGACCGCCCCTTTTCGCCCCTTGGGGCGGTCCAGGCGGCTGACTTCTCCCGTCCGCCAAAACTAAGGGCATCCATAGATATGCCTTAACCACTCGacgttcacttttttaaaaattcggATTGAAAAATCAGAGTCAAGCACACTGAAACCCAAAACATAGAGATGTGATCCTTAAAAGATGACTTTCAGGCTCTGAGAAAGATTTAAGCTGCATCCGATTCCGAGGCATCCAGGCATTCGCTATGAACACCTACGTTCCCAcaccaggaccccccccccccccccgcccttggCTTTCGGGAAAGAGAGGCCTAAGCTGTCGGCGCAGAGTTGAGTTTACTGGGGCGCGACGTGGTTCGTTAAAGGCCCCCGGGAGCCGGGGGGAGCTGTAGGGGTAACCAGGAAGGGCTCTAGACGCTGTGGGCTCCGCGGTGTTCGGGAGTCCCCCTACCGGGGAGCGTGCCCCCCTTCGCCGGGCTCCTGGTGCTCTCCAGCCGCCGGCCCACTCCCGGAAGCCGTGGCGGCTGATAACAAAGAGTCTGCCAGGCCGCCGCAGCCCGGGCTGTGGAACCCAGGAGCCGTCGCAACTGTTGGGTTGAGCGCAAGTCGGGCCATGAGTCCAGGTTCGCGGCGGTGAGGGGTGACGGCCGGCGGCTGAGGCGCTGGTGCGGGCCGAGAGGCCGGCGCCTCCTTCCTCGCCGCCCGCGGGAGCCAGGGTGCAGGTGCCTCTCATCTCCCACACGGGAGAGCGGCTTCACGACCTTTCGCCGGCGGCGCCTGGCCTTCAGCTGCAGGAGATCGAAGCTCAGCCCCGGCTACCAAACTCTGGATTTCTCTGCAGGACTCAGAGCACCGGGCTCTTCCCCTAGGTGTCCTGAAGCTTTGTGTGAAGAAGCTGAGGAAACCCGACGGTTTTGCTTTTAACAAAAAGTTTTTATAAGTgtgcatttttagaaatttttgcaGATTTTGAAGTACTTTCTACCTCTTCGCATCCTTTTTCTTGCCCCTGGAGTCTTTCCTCCTCAGCTATAAACATTTCTACTATTGAAGCAGACCAGGGATGAACGTTTTGTAATTGAAAGTGTAACtgttaaaaccacattgagacaATAGTCAAGATGGACAAAAAGTCCTTTGAAACGGTGTTGGATGAAATTAGAAAGGTAATTGCACTTAATTTCTTAAACCAATCTATGAGCTACGAATTCTCGTAGTTAATTCTCTTTGAGGGACTGCGTGCAGACTGCAAAATGTGGGTTTTAGGATTGCGAAATTGATTGGAATTTTAACGTACACACACAGTATGGGAACTTGTAGTTTGATACGCTTCACTATACAAATAGAAATTAAGTTATGTTAATGCTTAACTTGACTATCAGTGCAGTATTGTGGAAATTATATTCAAAGAGTTCTCATTCCCAAGCCGGCTGTACAAATCTTTAAAAGCTCTGTACTTGTGGAGAAGTGATTTAATATTTCTGAACTGATCACCTCATCCTTCAGTAACCTAAAGACTGAAAACTGGAGGTAATACgtataaaatttctttaatggtAGTTATTATGGCAAGTTTTTCAAATCTGAAGATAGGCACACTATGTGTTGCCTGGACGGACAAAATTAATGTCCAAAAGGCCTCATGTTTTCAGGAGTGGGCTTCAATAACTTGaatttcaaaactttttcttcctgctttccaAATTTTTGCTTCGTTTCGAGGCCATTGTATGTAACCTGCCTTCCAGAATGAACCAGACAGCAAAAAAATTTGGGACGTAGCCTTGAGCCTAATAAATACCTAAAGCACAAAAGTAAGAGGTTTACCTAATTAGAACTGGAAGGACTTTCTGTATCATTCTTATGCTAATACAGGGCGCTTTGCTTAGAATTTCAGGGTGATTATCTTGCCATTTCCAAACCTTTAAGACCCTTGATTGACAGGGTAGGATTTGTTACTTTAGGCTTCAGCttatgaaattattaataaaattgccTGTgggggcccctaggtggctcagttggttaaagcgtctgtcttcagctcaggtcgtgatcccgaggtcctgggattgggtcctgcacctggctccctgctcagcggggagtcttctccctctacgcttcccccctgcttgtgatcgcgcgctctctctctctctctctctctctcaaataaataaaatcctaaaaaaaaaaaaaacttcaaaaaaattgcCTGTGTACATGCCGTTTTTCTGCATTGTCTATaaagcaaaatgtttttcttcatccttcataagactttttttcaaattcataGGTTATATTTACGTATTTGATGATATTGGCTGTTCTTTTTGAACAAAATTTCTGCTTTTGCAAATCTAATTGTGTAATTAAGATTTGCAATAAAGTGTCAGCTTGCCAACTATATGTTTAAAGTTTGTAACAATTTGTTCATGAGCTGATATTTAACTACTGTTTACGAGGAAATAATTTGTGTGTCCAAATAGACCAGTAGATTTCTACTTTTGGAAGCTATAGGATGCAATTTGTATATGCTCTCCCTTCTTGTTATGAAAAGATCACATAGTAAATACTAGTGAGGGATGTAGGATGTTTTTCAGAGATGAAAATCATACATGAGATAGCAACTTACATTCTTATAAGTCCTTATTTCTGGTCTGCAGGCAAAATATGTCTTTTGCTTTCTGTGCCAAATAATTAGATACATTAGCATTGTCTTAGTCTGTTAAAATGGGATTAAAATGTAGGTGTATCTCAGTGAGAAttactggttttttaaaaaattgctctcAGACTTTGTAAATGTAAGTTGGTTTAAACCAGGTGATCACTCCCTGAGGGTTACATCTCAACAGTACATTCTCTAAAGTACATTATCCAAAATGCCATTCtctccccctcacctcccttttcagtgaaaattaaactattaaaataacaGGCAACTCGGATGTATTTTTCAGTTAACCGGTCATATTTTTTCCTAGCAAAGTGATGTATATGCCAAGtacaaataattgttttttagtAAAACCAAAGGGATTAGTTGATTTTTAATGATTAGTAGTTATCAAATTATGATTGTTTCCATCTCTAAGCTCTGCAAGCAGTTCTAAGGAGAGCATATGTGATTTCATCTGGCTCCAGATAGTGCTGGGTCAAGGCCGCCGCCGTACTTCTCTCTGAACTTCCCATTGATAGGGGCCATGTAAGGAAAGAAACCATAATTTACTGAGTACTACTACTGTTATGTCAACTCTTGACTATTTTAATCTTAAGGTGGGTAGTGAATGGTGTTCATCTTTTATGGGTAAAAAGCTTCTCAGGGTAGTTAAAATGCCTTTCAGAGACCACACTGCCGGCACACAGATTGAATTGAGGGCCCTCTTTGGCTCCTTGGGTTCTTATATCCCAGTGGAAATACTTATCATTCACGTTTCTCTATTATAATGCACATAAAAACTGCTCAGTAATTGATGGATGAGTCATGCCTGATATAATTAGTCTTCTTAAAAATGACAATTTGCTTGAAATTGGGATGTACTGAAACTAATTACATTTACAGGAATTCTATTTGTGATTTCTAGTAACCTCAAATCTTGTCTATTAcagttctgttccttttcttgtAGGAGTGAGTAGGGAGGCCGGAGGTTTTCCTGCTGTCTCAGTGTATCCCTTACAGCATGGAACCTGGAAAGGTAGAATGTCATGTCACCATAGTGACTTTAGCTGCCTCTGTGTGCTGGGGCTGAGGAAGGTCTGCCATGTTGAATTGCTTAGGTAGTTTTGATAATATGCATATTACTGTTGCTTACATATATTAAtgctctttttctgtgtttttttaggCTGTTCTGACAGAGTACAAATTAAAAGCAATTGAGTATGTGCATGGATATTTCTCTAGTGAACAGGTATTTGTTCTATTTaagcaaaaccttttttttacTCTGATGTTCTAGTTAAAGTCTATTTACCTGCTGGTCAGGTTCAGAATTGCTTTTACTTTGTTGCTATATTTATTCAGAAACGTTAGAAGCTTTTGATACTGATAGAAAACTTTGCAGAATTTATAGTTcaagtattttataaacatagCTACTTTCACTGCAATATCATTtgttaatatgattttaaaatgcagtgtCCAAGAAAAGCATATTTATCATTCTGGGCACAATATCATAAATTTATAAACTTCTAATGGTAAACATACCCAAATTTGTACAGAATTTATAAATCAGTAATAACAAAATTCActacacattaaaaagaaaacttgaacaaaTGGTGCATTATGGTTCTTATATGAAGCCGCTACGTAAAAATTTTagccataagaaaagaaaatatagtgtCTAATAAGTAGTTTCTGTCGCTGCCAGAAGAGTAATGTTTTAAAGTTTAGTGAAAACTCACCCAACTTCAGGGGGAATTAGCTAATTAAAAACAATATGTATGCATAAGCATGCGTACATACAACATACAGACCAGATTTCTGaggaatatttagaaaatactcGATAGAGAAATAGGGCGGAAAGAGAAACGTGTATCTGGAGAAGAGTTCTGGGGAAGGGTAGGAATGTGGAGAGGGTAGACAGTGGATGAATCTGTAGGTGGAGTTAGTAAATGCTCCAACTTTTTCTCAAGACTTTTCAAACTTGAACTTTGAATAATAACTTTAAGCCTGTAGAAAGTTCTGACTGCTAAATCCTTAAAAGCTACTTCATGATTTGTATGTCTTGCTGCCTATTTAATCAGTGTTTTTCGGCTGTCCCGTTACTTTTCAAAATCACCTTATGCTTAATTTATatgttttgaaaagatttataatGTCTCATAGGTAAcaacttccctttccttcttttgtgtgtgtgtgtgtgtgtgtgtgtgtgtgtgtgtatgtgtgaaattTTGTAGAAAACTTCCCTTAGTGGTTATTCCACTTGCTAAACTCAAAGCTTCTTTCTAAGTATGACCTGCTAAGCCTACTTACTGTATTGAAGGTTTTTCTTCCTATATCAGACATAGAGTTGGTAACTTTTTTGGTTGGTAAAGTAGCAGGTAGCATTTACTATAAGGAAAACCATTATTCTCATGAAAACGAGGCAAGTACACGTAATACCCATTTGTAATTTATGCATCACTGTATAAGGagtaaaaactatttttactcttctttgtATACTATTCTAGTCTCTAGCATTAATTTTGCTTTGTAGAATAATTGAAACCTTAACACATTTTCAGGAAGTTACAGTAAAAGAATTCATTAACCCAGATTTCCTTACCCTCTCTTCTttgagtcattcttttttttccttttggagttCCTTTGGAGGCAGTGAACAGGGTGGTGGTGACTACGCAGGGACTTAACTGCTATGACCTTGATGCCCTCCTTACCTCTCACTAGCGATTTCACAGGATCTCCCTCATTCATTTGAAGTTcgctggtggtggtgggagagccTGGCTAACTGTGCTCTCAAAATGACCTACTTACTGTTTAGAAGCTGCTGGAGTAAGTCATGGTGATTCTTAAATTTTTAGGGAGGAGATCTGTAGTGTAAATACGAGTACTGTGCCCTTCAGACTCAAGGAAAAGAGTAGGAGATAGTGGACCTACACTAATCCACACCACTGAACACCCTTTTGTGATTGATTACAAGTGTCGCTCTCtgctaaatttttaaagttttccattTGTAATATAGCTTTATGTTTCTAAACTGACATTTTATCTCTATCTAATACTTTCTcgatcttccttttctttaggtACTTTGTTTTTCCTGTACCTtatactttccatttatttctataCCAGCGCTGCCCCAGactctgtgatgatggaaatgttctctttctGCACTATCCATTGTAGTAGCTATCTACTTCTTACAGCTATTGAGCATTTAAACTGTGGTTTGTGCCAGTAAGGAACTGAGTAGTATTTCAAAGTCCTGAAACAAATCTTGTGGAAATGTTTGCAAACACATTTCGTTAGAGCTAAAGTAATTCTTTGCTTTCAGGTGGTTGATTTACTGAGATACTTCTCCTGGGCTGAGCCTCAGTTAAAGGCAATGAAAGCATTACAGCATGTaagtaacttatttttctttatagtgtAGAATTTAAGTATTTTGAATTCTCCCCTTGTTTTCTATAATTGATCTCAAGTTGTAATTTGTTTGCATTAGAAAAACTGATCCTAAATTTTATTATACTTTGATTAATCAAATAATTACTAAAAAATTAAGAGTTCCCAAACTGATTTAAATTGTATGTATTGTACTGCTAAATTGTACACCATAGGATCCTAATTGGCAGattggaagagaaaatatttatagggAGGGAGAGCATAGAATTTGAATTCTTAAGTGTTTTTatgtacttctatttttttatatctttatccTCTTGTGTTTAGTCTTAGAACAATAGTCAAATGAGTTTATATTTACGTTTTTTAGACCAGCACTGTCCAAATGAACTTTTAgcaatgatagaaatgttttatatctgctatccaatatggtaaccactagcTACACATAGCTTTTGAGCATTTAAATGTGTCTAGTCTGCCTGTggaactgtatttttaattttatttaattttaatttaaacaggCCTAGTGGCTACTATTAGCACAGCCTAAATTAACAGAGACATTTAAGTCAAACAGTATCTGTCTACATAGGATTTTCCTTGGATTATCAGGGATGGATAGCCTTAAGGGAATCTACAGATCCTTAGCTTCCTAAACTAATTTGCCGAAGAAAGTGGCTGGATCTGTTAGTGCTTGCCTCTTTAGCAATTCGTTTTTTCAACTCTACAAAAAAAAGGTTACcttacccacccacccatcactCTTTTCCCAAGGACCAAAGAGACCATGTAATCTCCTGAGAGGGAGGGCAAAGCAGAGAACTTCTGTAAGAAATACTGATGGGGACCTCTCTTTATTTTATCAAGACAACAAACTCATGACAAAGCTCTGAGGCCTGCTTGCTTGTCCACCTACTTTAGAATTAAAATTCAGAAGTGAAAAGGTTAGCATGAGC
Coding sequences within it:
- the NHLRC3 gene encoding NHL repeat-containing protein 3, which translates into the protein MGRFWVCLAGAGFLLALLVLHSRFCASPVLRKFAFQISWRTKEIPYRLDVGWPKHSEYFTGATFCVAIDSLSGLVYIAQRGDNIPKVLVFTEDGYFLRSWNYTVDTPHGIFAASTLHEQSVWITDVGSGSYGHTIKKYNSFGDLVQVLGTPGKKGTGLNPLQFDNPAELFVDDTGDIYIVDGDGGLNNRLIKLSQDFMMLWLHGERGTGPAKFNIPHSVTVDSSGRVWVADRGNKRIQVFDKDTGEWLGAWNNCFTEEGPSSIRFTPDGKYVVVAQLKLSRLLLVAAPPVGSISNCSVIGSIQLADQVLPHLLDVSGKTGAIYVAEIGAKQVQKYVPMNSHFPSFGS